A single genomic interval of Rhodanobacteraceae bacterium harbors:
- a CDS encoding ankyrin repeat domain-containing protein — translation MLDLTSLMAVAEVLKLVSGFPGDAQYVLRETVARCEGMPFVRVAQDLEIDGDLLLDWDAPPWTEVKACGLLVEGNLKVSGRISNLQLEAGPTLVVLGNVQADRIAHGGASWLIQGTVRVGRSFFGVYNDGYAFVGGDLLAEIVVNDDHHLEVAGTIQGRKIDRSSGHAWLIEGLIDEDGEVDFDAIWARDAQGLPILRTEPGTIDIHAAAEAFDSELLLLALARGANLELRDDFGNTPLLAAMAAGRMENARHLLRAGAIVDVVNDQGEGPAHLLGYARDPVILDEVLSAVSRLDALDRNGRSPMMRAIEREDLISVQALLAHGARLPAPDLQQDGYPYAMTLAESPQAELLAFLLDQGANLEWSSSDWLSEGHTLLHEAAWRGNLRSVRALLAAGFSVDARDAKGRTPLRLMLDLAPRILGDQPGQAAAMVQVLLDAGADPLARAADGKDALDAAAAMTDDEVLRTVYAAAVRGSLEPSRKVAIATRLQTQ, via the coding sequence GTGCTCGATCTGACTTCGCTGATGGCGGTCGCCGAGGTACTCAAATTGGTGTCCGGTTTTCCTGGCGATGCACAGTATGTGCTGCGCGAGACTGTTGCCCGGTGTGAGGGCATGCCCTTTGTACGTGTCGCCCAGGATCTCGAGATCGACGGCGACCTCCTTCTGGATTGGGATGCGCCGCCCTGGACCGAGGTCAAAGCCTGCGGGCTCCTGGTCGAAGGCAATCTCAAGGTCAGCGGACGTATCAGCAATCTGCAGCTGGAAGCGGGTCCAACCCTGGTTGTTCTCGGCAATGTGCAGGCAGATCGCATCGCACACGGTGGCGCTTCCTGGTTGATTCAGGGCACGGTACGGGTCGGTCGCAGTTTCTTCGGGGTCTACAACGACGGATATGCCTTTGTCGGAGGCGATCTGCTGGCAGAAATTGTGGTCAACGACGACCACCATCTGGAGGTGGCCGGAACCATTCAGGGTCGGAAAATTGATCGCAGCAGCGGTCACGCCTGGCTGATTGAAGGGCTGATCGATGAAGACGGTGAGGTCGATTTTGACGCGATCTGGGCGCGTGACGCACAGGGGCTGCCGATACTGCGCACGGAGCCAGGCACCATCGACATCCATGCTGCTGCAGAGGCCTTCGACAGCGAACTGCTGCTGTTGGCACTGGCCCGGGGCGCGAACCTGGAATTGCGGGACGATTTCGGAAACACGCCATTGCTGGCAGCCATGGCCGCCGGTCGCATGGAGAATGCGAGACATCTGTTGCGGGCCGGCGCAATCGTCGATGTCGTGAATGATCAGGGGGAAGGGCCAGCGCATCTCCTCGGCTATGCGCGGGACCCTGTCATCCTCGATGAAGTGCTGTCGGCAGTGTCACGGCTGGACGCGCTCGATCGGAACGGTCGATCGCCGATGATGCGGGCGATCGAACGAGAGGATCTGATCAGCGTCCAGGCATTGCTCGCGCACGGTGCGCGGCTGCCGGCACCCGACCTTCAGCAGGACGGTTATCCGTACGCAATGACGCTGGCTGAGTCCCCTCAGGCGGAACTCCTGGCATTTCTGCTGGATCAGGGCGCGAATCTGGAATGGAGCAGCAGCGACTGGCTGTCCGAGGGCCATACCCTGCTGCACGAGGCCGCCTGGCGCGGCAATCTGCGCAGCGTTCGTGCGTTGCTGGCGGCAGGGTTCTCGGTCGATGCGCGCGATGCCAAGGGCCGCACCCCGCTGCGCTTGATGCTGGATCTCGCTCCCAGGATTCTCGGCGATCAGCCCGGGCAGGCGGCGGCCATGGTGCAAGTGCTGCTGGACGCTGGTGCTGATCCGCTTGCCAGGGCCGCCGATGGCAAGGATGCGCTCGATGCGGCTGCGGCAATGACCGACGACGAGGTGCTGCGGACGGTCTACGCGGCCGCAGTCCGCGGATCGCTGGAGCCGAGCCGCAAGGTCGCCATCGCGACGCGGCTGCAGACGCAGTGA
- a CDS encoding CsbD family protein gives MNKDQVDGHVKEIKGKVKEVTGRVIGDKTMENKGKLQNAVGKAQAGYGDVKEDIKDAV, from the coding sequence ATGAACAAAGATCAGGTGGACGGACACGTCAAGGAAATCAAAGGCAAGGTCAAGGAAGTCACCGGTCGGGTGATCGGCGACAAGACCATGGAAAACAAGGGCAAGCTGCAGAATGCCGTCGGCAAGGCTCAGGCCGGCTACGGCGACGTCAAGGAAGACATCAAAGACGCAGTGTGA